The Metabacillus litoralis genome contains a region encoding:
- a CDS encoding VOC family protein, whose product MINNVGKVTVYVQDQEQAKEFWVNKLGFILKLEQPMGPSAKWIEVGPSDDEYTTLVLYSKSAMEQQQPSKVAHPSILFSTADIESAYEEMKQSGVKVGDMLRMPFGTMFSFYDQDDNEYLLREDK is encoded by the coding sequence ATGATAAATAATGTTGGAAAAGTAACGGTTTATGTACAAGATCAAGAACAAGCAAAAGAATTCTGGGTAAATAAACTCGGGTTTATCTTAAAGTTGGAACAACCAATGGGACCCAGCGCTAAGTGGATCGAGGTTGGGCCTAGTGATGATGAATATACCACATTGGTTCTTTATTCAAAGTCAGCTATGGAGCAGCAGCAACCTTCAAAAGTTGCTCATCCATCGATTCTTTTTAGCACAGCAGATATTGAATCGGCTTATGAAGAAATGAAGCAAAGTGGAGTCAAGGTTGGTGACATGTTAAGAATGCCGTTCGGCACAATGTTTAGTTTTTATGATCAAGATGACAATGAATATTTATTACGAGAAGATAAATAA